AGCTCGAATACTTCAACCCCGGCGGCAGCGTGAAAGACCGCCTCGGCCAGGAGCTCATTCGTGACGCTATTGACGGCGGTCATATTTCTGAAACCGGGACAATTATTGAACCGACAGCCGGAAACACCGGTATCGGCCTTGCCCTTGCCGCTGTCGGTACAAAAGTGAACGTCATCTTTGTTGTCCCGGAGAAATTCAGCATGGAGAAACAGACGCTCATGCGGGCAATGGGAGCCACTGTGATTAATACACCTACAGAACTGGGGATGAAAGGGGCAATCGCCCGTACAAAGGAGCTCCTTGCGAAAACACCGGACTCCTATTCCCCAGCCCAGTTTGCCAACAATGCCAATCCCATGACCTATTACAAAACCCTCGGTCCGGAACTCGTTGCCGATTTAGAAGGCAAAATCGACGTCTTTGTTGCAGGAGCCGGAACCGGCGGCACATTTATGGGAACGGCCCGATATCTGAAAGATCATATTAACAATGTAAAAACTGTTATCGTTGAGCCTGAAGGTTCGATTTTAAACGGAGGAAAGTCCGGTCCGCACCGTACAGAAGGGATCGGCATGGAATTTCTCCCTACGTATATGGATACGTCATATTTTGACGCCATCCACACCATCACGGACAAAGAAGCGTTCGCCCGGGTAGAAGAGCTTACCCGCAAGGAAGGCCTTCTCGTTGCTAGCAGTTCGGGAGCGGCATTTGACGCTGCCCTTCGTGAAGCCAAAACGGCAAAAGAAGGGGCTCATATTGTCACGGTCTTCCCCGACAGCAGCGAACGTTATTTAAGCACAGGGATTTATGAAGGGACTGACGCGTAATGAAAAAGAAAACCCAACTCATTCACGGCGGCGTTTTCGGTGACAAACATACCGGTGCTGTTAGCACCCCGATTTATCAGGTAAGCACTTATAAACAGGACGGAGTCGGCAATTTTGCCTACGAATACTCCCGTACAGGAAACCCGACCCGTGAAGCACTCGAAAAGCTCATCGCAGACCTTGAAGGCGGCCACCGCGGCTTTGCCTTCGGATCTGGAATGGCGGCCATTGCAGCTGTGATGAACATGTATAAAGCAGGCGATCACATCGTGTTTACCGATGATGTGTACGGCGGATCATACCGTCTTATGACAAAAGTACTCAACAGATTTAACCTCGACGTCACATTCGTTGACACAAGCAATCCGGCAAAAGTGGACGAAGTGATCCAGGATAACACAGTTGCCATTTACGTAGAAACACCGACGAATCCACTCCTTAAAGTAACGGATATCGCTGAGATGAAGAAGCTTGCTGATGAATACAGCCTTCACTTGATCGTTGATAACACATTCAGTACGCCTTACTTCCAAAATCCGATTGAGCAAGGTGCGGATATTGTGCTCCACAGCGCAACCAAGTACCTCGGCGGACACAGTGACGTTGTTGCCGGTCTTGCGGTTGTAAACAGTGAACAACTGGGCGAAGAGCTTCACTTCGTGCAAAATTCCGTTGGGGGGATTCTGGGACCTCAGGACTCCTGGCTTCTTATCCGCGGCATTAAAACCCTCGGCCTTCGTATGGAGCAGACGGAGAAAAATACAGCGAAGATCGTTGAGTTTCTGGAAAGCCGTGAAGATGTGTCCAAGATTTATTATCCCGGACAGCCGTCCCACCCGGGTCATGAAACCCACAAAAAGCAGGCATCCGGATTTGGCGGCATGATCTCATTTGACGTAGGCAGCGGTGAGCGGGCAGAACATGTGCTTGCACAAACCCGTTACTTTACCCTGGCAGAAAGCCTCGGAGCAGTTGAGAGTCTCATCAGCCTGCCGGCAAAAATGACCCACGCCTCAATCCCTGCTGACCGCCGGGCGGAACTCGGTATTACGGACGGATTGATCCGCGTTTCCATTGGTATTGAAGATGCTGATGATCTGATTGAGGACCTGAAGCAGGCATTGGACAGTAAATAAGGCGAACCCCCTCCGGCATGTTGATGCCGAAGGGGGTTTTAGTGTTTTGGGGAGGGTCATAATGCTTGGATTCATGATATCCTCTTCTCTTCTTTTCTTCCCGTTTCACCCTTCCACAGCTTCCACTTCCGTCAGCTCAACAGTTCCATCATGAATCAGATAAAAGAAGCCACTCGGGCTATGTATATCCAAAGGTTCCCGGCCGGCAACATGAACCGAGGTAATCGCTGAATCATTAACTGTCCCTGCAATAACAGCCACTTCAAATCTGGAATATGTTTCTGTCTCAAAACCAATCGTGTGTATTGGAGAGTCACCCTCAAAACCGTAGTATGCCGAACTTCG
This DNA window, taken from Alteribacter keqinensis, encodes the following:
- a CDS encoding bifunctional cystathionine gamma-lyase/homocysteine desulfhydrase; its protein translation is MKKKTQLIHGGVFGDKHTGAVSTPIYQVSTYKQDGVGNFAYEYSRTGNPTREALEKLIADLEGGHRGFAFGSGMAAIAAVMNMYKAGDHIVFTDDVYGGSYRLMTKVLNRFNLDVTFVDTSNPAKVDEVIQDNTVAIYVETPTNPLLKVTDIAEMKKLADEYSLHLIVDNTFSTPYFQNPIEQGADIVLHSATKYLGGHSDVVAGLAVVNSEQLGEELHFVQNSVGGILGPQDSWLLIRGIKTLGLRMEQTEKNTAKIVEFLESREDVSKIYYPGQPSHPGHETHKKQASGFGGMISFDVGSGERAEHVLAQTRYFTLAESLGAVESLISLPAKMTHASIPADRRAELGITDGLIRVSIGIEDADDLIEDLKQALDSK
- a CDS encoding PLP-dependent cysteine synthase family protein codes for the protein MTIYQGIHTLIGSTPLFEITRIPLPNRVRLFAKLEYFNPGGSVKDRLGQELIRDAIDGGHISETGTIIEPTAGNTGIGLALAAVGTKVNVIFVVPEKFSMEKQTLMRAMGATVINTPTELGMKGAIARTKELLAKTPDSYSPAQFANNANPMTYYKTLGPELVADLEGKIDVFVAGAGTGGTFMGTARYLKDHINNVKTVIVEPEGSILNGGKSGPHRTEGIGMEFLPTYMDTSYFDAIHTITDKEAFARVEELTRKEGLLVASSSGAAFDAALREAKTAKEGAHIVTVFPDSSERYLSTGIYEGTDA